A single region of the Thermococcus paralvinellae genome encodes:
- the truD gene encoding tRNA pseudouridine(13) synthase TruD — protein MDYREFFRQFKHLSETPGIGGKIKQKPEDFVVVEVVPKRLISRGPCLIYKLKKKNWETMAAIKEIAKRIGIHYKDIGFAGTKDRHAFTVQYISICDTTLKEKLDSLKIQDIKLEFVGYGKPLKLGMLVGNKFKIIIREPDLPIEKAFERTKEIVSELKSKGGFPNYFGYQRFGEKRVVNHEIGKLLLKGQFEEAAIKFLGEYTGEMEGDEARKNFLETRDIERALEEFPKFLRYERAMLYRYKETGSWKKAFAVLPRPILRIFIHSYQSYLFNKALSRRIEEGLPLNEALIGDIVCQVKHGIPLRSKTFKVTKGTLRLVNEKIKKREAMVTGPIFGFASRLADGEIGKIEREILEEEEISLEEFKMKSLKILAEPGGRRELLIKPLGFKYKTLPEEDAIIFKFFLPKGVYATSVLREIMKDY, from the coding sequence ATGGACTACCGAGAGTTTTTCAGACAATTTAAGCATTTGAGTGAAACTCCAGGCATTGGAGGAAAAATTAAACAGAAACCTGAGGATTTTGTAGTAGTTGAGGTAGTTCCAAAAAGGTTGATCAGTAGGGGACCTTGCTTAATCTACAAACTCAAGAAGAAGAATTGGGAAACAATGGCAGCTATAAAAGAAATCGCAAAAAGAATTGGAATTCATTATAAGGATATTGGATTTGCCGGAACAAAAGACAGACATGCATTTACAGTCCAATATATCAGCATTTGTGATACCACACTAAAAGAAAAGCTCGACTCTTTGAAAATTCAAGACATAAAACTCGAGTTTGTTGGTTATGGCAAACCATTAAAGCTTGGCATGTTGGTTGGGAATAAGTTTAAAATCATAATTAGGGAGCCAGATTTACCAATTGAAAAAGCCTTTGAAAGAACAAAGGAAATAGTATCTGAACTTAAATCCAAAGGTGGATTTCCAAATTATTTTGGATATCAGCGCTTTGGGGAGAAAAGGGTTGTAAACCATGAAATCGGGAAGCTTCTGTTGAAAGGTCAGTTCGAAGAAGCTGCAATTAAATTTTTAGGCGAATATACTGGAGAGATGGAAGGAGATGAGGCAAGGAAAAATTTCTTAGAAACTAGGGATATTGAGAGAGCATTAGAGGAATTTCCAAAATTCTTGAGATACGAGAGAGCAATGCTCTATCGTTATAAAGAGACCGGAAGCTGGAAAAAGGCGTTTGCAGTCCTGCCGAGACCGATTCTCAGAATTTTCATACATTCGTATCAGTCATACCTATTTAATAAGGCGCTCTCTAGGAGAATTGAGGAAGGTTTACCTCTCAATGAGGCTTTAATAGGCGATATTGTCTGTCAAGTTAAGCACGGGATTCCTTTGAGGAGCAAAACCTTCAAGGTCACAAAAGGAACACTAAGACTGGTAAATGAAAAAATTAAAAAAAGAGAGGCAATGGTTACAGGCCCAATATTTGGTTTTGCTTCCCGTTTAGCAGACGGAGAAATAGGGAAAATAGAGAGGGAGATACTTGAAGAGGAAGAAATAAGCCTAGAAGAATTCAAAATGAAAAGCCTAAAAATCTTGGCTGAGCCTGGTGGAAGAAGAGAGCTTTTAATAAAGCCTTTGGGATTTAAATATAAAACCCTTCCTGAAGAGGATGCTATAATTTTTAAGTTCTTCCTTCCTAAAGGGGTTTATGCTACAAGCGTTTTGAGAGAGATAATGAAGGACTATTGA